The Paracoccus liaowanqingii genome window below encodes:
- a CDS encoding 5-(carboxyamino)imidazole ribonucleotide synthase, which produces MSETRTLGILGGGQLGRMISVAASRLGLRCHIYEPGAAPAGDVAWRVTTASYEDEAALRAFAASVDVITYEFENVPTSALDLLESLAPIRPNRRALAVSQDRLTEKAFLNQIGLATAPFADVPDAGALDAAIAEIGRPSILKTRRMGYDGKGQVRIGDGPADWTGAPSVLEGFIDFSAEISVIVARGADGQVAAFDPGLNVHRDGILRTTTVPCGLAGAVTTDAVLIAARIATALDYVGVMGVELFVTPHGLIVNEIAPRVHNSGHWTQAGCAVDQFEQHVRAVAGLPLGDGRRHADVVMENLIGADMDRVPELLAQPRTQVHLYGKGEARPGRKMGHVNRITG; this is translated from the coding sequence ATGAGTGAGACCCGCACCCTCGGCATCCTGGGCGGCGGCCAGCTGGGCCGCATGATCTCGGTCGCGGCCAGCCGCCTCGGGCTGCGCTGCCACATCTACGAGCCGGGCGCCGCGCCCGCGGGCGACGTCGCCTGGCGCGTGACGACGGCCTCCTACGAGGACGAGGCCGCCCTGCGCGCCTTTGCCGCCTCTGTCGATGTCATCACCTATGAATTCGAGAACGTGCCGACCAGTGCGCTGGACCTGCTGGAAAGCCTGGCGCCCATCCGCCCGAACCGCCGTGCGCTGGCCGTCTCGCAGGACCGGCTGACGGAGAAGGCCTTCCTGAACCAGATCGGCCTGGCCACCGCCCCCTTCGCCGATGTCCCGGATGCGGGCGCGCTGGACGCGGCCATCGCTGAGATCGGGCGCCCCTCGATCCTCAAGACCCGGCGCATGGGCTATGACGGCAAGGGCCAGGTCCGCATCGGGGACGGCCCCGCCGACTGGACCGGCGCGCCCTCGGTGCTGGAGGGGTTCATCGACTTTTCGGCCGAGATCAGCGTCATCGTCGCGCGCGGCGCGGACGGGCAGGTGGCGGCCTTCGATCCGGGCCTGAACGTCCACCGGGACGGCATCCTGCGCACCACCACCGTGCCCTGCGGCCTGGCCGGGGCGGTCACGACCGACGCCGTGCTGATCGCCGCCCGCATCGCCACCGCGCTGGACTATGTGGGTGTCATGGGGGTCGAGCTGTTCGTCACGCCCCACGGCCTGATCGTGAACGAGATCGCCCCGCGCGTGCACAATTCCGGCCACTGGACGCAGGCGGGCTGCGCGGTCGACCAGTTCGAACAGCATGTCCGCGCCGTGGCGGGCCTGCCCTTGGGCGACGGCCGCCGCCATGCCGATGTGGTGATGGAGAACCTGATCGGCGCCGACATGGACCGCGTGCCCGAACTGCTGGCCCAGCCCCGCACCCAGGTCCATCTCTATGGCAAGGGCGAGGCGCGTCCGGGCCGCAAGATGGGCCATGTGAACCGGATCACCGGCTGA
- a CDS encoding NUDIX domain-containing protein, whose amino-acid sequence MPPRLAVRAAILHRDRVLVVNAWPGQRSDLWCLPGGGVEPGQSLPDTLVREVAEETGLQVTPGAPFLINEFHDPASGFHQVEIHFRATLTGPDLIILTDPEGIVNRARWVTRMDLAQLRHKPDSLGAAIWSGGDAHYDPLETIVF is encoded by the coding sequence ATGCCCCCCCGCCTCGCGGTCCGGGCGGCGATCCTGCATCGGGACCGGGTGCTGGTGGTGAATGCCTGGCCCGGCCAGCGCTCGGACCTGTGGTGCCTGCCCGGCGGCGGGGTCGAGCCCGGCCAGTCCCTGCCCGACACGCTGGTCCGCGAGGTGGCCGAGGAAACCGGCCTGCAGGTCACCCCCGGCGCCCCCTTCCTGATCAACGAGTTCCACGACCCCGCATCCGGCTTCCACCAGGTCGAGATCCACTTCCGCGCGACCCTGACCGGCCCCGACCTGATTATCCTTACCGACCCCGAGGGCATCGTGAACCGCGCCCGGTGGGTGACCCGGATGGACCTCGCGCAGCTGCGCCACAAGCCCGACAGCCTCGGCGCGGCCATCTGGAGCGGCGGCGACGCCCATTACGACCCGCTCGAGACGATCGTCTTCTGA
- the purF gene encoding amidophosphoribosyltransferase — MQPFLAHPFDSDRLHEECGIFGAIGVLDASNFVALGLHALQHRGQEAGGIVTHDPEHGFNSAHRFGYVRDNFTKPELMSTLPGPLAIGHVRYSTAGTKANTAIRDVQPFFGEFHMGGCAIAHNGNITNAAALRRELIERGSIFQSSSDSECIIHLMARSIQRNIPERMKDALRRVEGAFSVIAMTRTKLIGVRDALGVRPLVVGRVGEDGYVLASETCALDIIGAEFLREVEPGEMVVISKGKIESSRPFGPSTGRFCIFEHVYFSRPDSIIGGRSVYETRRQIGVELAREAPVEADLVCPVPDSGTPAAIGYAQESGIPYGMGIIRNQYMGRTFIEPSEQIRNMGVRLKLNVNRALIAGKRVVLVDDSVVRGTTSRKIKDMILDAGAAEVHFRIASPPTAWPCFYGVDTPDRDKLLAANMTPDEMREWIGVDSLSFVSLDGLYRAVGEAEGRSKTCPQYCDACFSGDYPVAPFDQLERGFRMKVGSETAVKQAAE; from the coding sequence ATGCAACCATTCCTGGCCCATCCGTTCGATTCGGACCGTCTTCACGAAGAATGCGGGATCTTCGGCGCCATCGGCGTCCTGGATGCATCGAACTTCGTGGCCCTTGGCCTGCACGCGCTGCAGCATCGGGGCCAGGAGGCCGGCGGCATCGTCACCCACGACCCCGAACACGGCTTCAACAGCGCCCATCGCTTCGGCTATGTCCGCGACAACTTCACCAAGCCCGAGCTGATGTCGACCCTGCCCGGACCCTTGGCCATCGGCCATGTCCGCTATTCGACCGCCGGGACCAAGGCCAATACCGCGATCCGCGACGTGCAGCCCTTCTTCGGAGAGTTCCACATGGGCGGCTGCGCGATCGCGCATAACGGCAACATCACCAATGCCGCCGCGCTGCGCCGCGAGCTGATCGAGCGCGGCTCGATCTTCCAGTCCTCGTCGGACAGCGAATGCATCATCCACCTGATGGCGCGGTCCATCCAGCGCAACATTCCCGAGCGGATGAAGGACGCCCTGCGCCGCGTCGAGGGCGCGTTCTCGGTCATCGCGATGACCCGCACCAAGCTGATCGGCGTGCGCGACGCGCTTGGCGTGCGCCCGCTGGTCGTGGGCCGGGTGGGCGAGGACGGCTATGTGCTGGCCTCCGAGACCTGCGCGCTGGACATCATCGGCGCCGAGTTCTTGCGCGAGGTCGAGCCGGGCGAGATGGTCGTCATCTCGAAGGGCAAGATCGAGAGCTCGCGCCCCTTCGGGCCGTCCACGGGCCGCTTCTGCATCTTCGAGCATGTCTATTTCTCGCGCCCCGATTCGATCATCGGCGGGCGGTCCGTCTACGAGACCCGCCGCCAGATCGGCGTGGAGCTGGCCCGCGAGGCCCCGGTCGAGGCCGATCTGGTCTGCCCGGTCCCCGACAGCGGCACCCCCGCCGCCATCGGCTATGCGCAGGAATCGGGGATCCCCTACGGCATGGGGATCATCCGCAACCAGTACATGGGCCGGACCTTCATCGAGCCCTCCGAGCAGATCCGCAACATGGGCGTCCGGCTGAAGCTGAACGTGAACCGCGCCCTGATCGCGGGCAAGCGCGTGGTGCTGGTCGATGACAGCGTGGTGCGCGGCACGACCAGCCGCAAGATCAAGGACATGATCTTGGATGCGGGTGCGGCCGAGGTGCATTTCCGCATCGCTTCCCCCCCCACCGCCTGGCCCTGCTTCTACGGCGTCGACACGCCCGACCGCGACAAGCTGCTGGCCGCCAACATGACCCCCGACGAGATGCGCGAATGGATCGGCGTGGACAGCCTGTCCTTCGTCTCGCTGGACGGGCTGTATCGCGCGGTGGGCGAGGCCGAAGGGCGCAGCAAGACCTGCCCGCAATATTGCGACGCCTGCTTCTCGGGCGACTACCCGGTGGCACCCTTCGACCAGCTGGAGCGCGGCTTCCGCATGAAGGTGGGCTCGGAAACGGCGGTCAAGCAGGCCGCCGAGTAG
- a CDS encoding CvpA family protein: MDGFTIIDAVVAGVIILSAILAWSRGFVRESLAILGWIAAAILAFLFAPTVRPMVAQLPVLDRFLGDSCELATIAGFAVVFALALVIFSIITPLFSSVVQRSALGGVDQGMGFLFGVARGILLVAIAFIVHDRVMTSQSVEVVDNSRSAQVFERVRGQMDEQIPADAPGWIVSRYEQMVAACTADAVPVTPATPTTPAVN, encoded by the coding sequence ATGGACGGATTTACGATCATCGACGCGGTGGTGGCAGGGGTCATCATCCTGTCGGCAATTCTGGCCTGGTCGCGGGGGTTCGTGCGCGAATCGCTGGCGATCCTGGGCTGGATCGCGGCGGCCATCCTGGCCTTCCTGTTCGCGCCGACGGTGCGGCCGATGGTGGCGCAGCTGCCCGTGCTGGATCGCTTTCTGGGCGACAGTTGCGAACTGGCAACAATCGCAGGTTTCGCGGTGGTCTTCGCGCTGGCGCTGGTGATCTTCTCGATCATCACGCCGCTTTTCTCCTCGGTCGTGCAGCGATCCGCCTTGGGCGGGGTCGACCAGGGCATGGGGTTCCTGTTCGGCGTGGCGCGCGGCATCCTGCTGGTGGCCATCGCCTTCATCGTCCATGACCGCGTGATGACAAGCCAGAGCGTCGAGGTGGTCGACAATTCGCGCTCGGCCCAGGTGTTCGAGCGCGTGCGCGGCCAGATGGACGAACAGATCCCCGCCGATGCCCCGGGCTGGATCGTCAGCCGCTACGAGCAGATGGTCGCCGCCTGCACCGCCGACGCGGTTCCGGTGACCCCCGCCACCCCCACCACGCCCGCGGTCAACTGA
- the radA gene encoding DNA repair protein RadA has product MAKPVTAFTCTACGAAHKKWAGRCEACGAWNTIVEEAPLSQGPGRGLGAAKGRAVPLSALSTTEPPPPRSLSGMVELDRVLGGGLVPGSALLVGGDPGIGKSTLMLQAAAAFSRTGLQAIYFSGEEASAQVRMRAQRLGLADAPMRLGAETNLRDILTTLDAERPDVAVIDSIQTLWSDTVEAAPGSVAQVRAAAHELVTFAKKRGVAVILVGHVTKDGQIAGPRVVEHMVDCVLYFEGERGHQFRILRSVKNRFGPSGEIGVFEMTGAGLAEVANPSALFLSERGQPIAGSAVFAGIEGTRPVLTEVQALVAPSTLSSPRRTVVGLDSGRVSTILAVLEARCGIPFAGLDVFLNVAGGMKVAEPAADLAIAGALLSAREDTPLPPEAVLFGEISLSGALRPVAQAENRLKEAQKLGFSQAILPDASRVEGTGGMTLRRITDLTGFVGEVFGAG; this is encoded by the coding sequence ATGGCCAAACCCGTCACCGCCTTCACCTGCACCGCCTGCGGCGCCGCCCACAAGAAATGGGCCGGGCGCTGCGAGGCCTGCGGCGCCTGGAACACCATCGTCGAGGAAGCGCCCCTGTCGCAGGGCCCGGGCCGGGGCCTGGGCGCCGCCAAGGGCCGGGCCGTGCCGCTCTCGGCGCTGTCCACGACCGAACCGCCGCCGCCGCGCAGCCTGTCGGGCATGGTCGAGCTGGACCGCGTGCTGGGGGGCGGCCTCGTCCCCGGATCGGCGCTGCTGGTCGGCGGCGATCCGGGCATCGGCAAGTCCACCCTGATGCTGCAGGCGGCCGCCGCCTTCTCGCGCACCGGGCTGCAGGCCATCTATTTCTCGGGCGAGGAGGCCTCGGCCCAGGTCCGCATGCGCGCGCAGCGCCTCGGCCTGGCAGATGCGCCGATGCGCCTCGGTGCCGAGACGAACCTGCGCGACATCCTGACGACGCTGGACGCCGAGCGCCCCGACGTGGCGGTGATCGATTCGATCCAGACGCTGTGGTCGGACACGGTCGAGGCAGCACCAGGCAGCGTGGCCCAGGTCCGCGCCGCGGCACATGAACTGGTCACCTTCGCCAAGAAGCGCGGCGTCGCGGTGATCCTGGTCGGCCATGTGACCAAGGACGGCCAGATCGCCGGCCCCCGCGTGGTCGAGCACATGGTCGACTGCGTCCTTTATTTCGAGGGCGAGCGCGGCCACCAGTTCCGCATCCTACGCAGCGTGAAGAACCGCTTCGGCCCCTCGGGCGAGATCGGCGTCTTCGAGATGACCGGCGCGGGCCTGGCCGAGGTCGCCAACCCCTCGGCACTGTTTCTGTCCGAGCGCGGCCAGCCCATCGCCGGCAGCGCGGTCTTTGCCGGGATCGAGGGCACCCGCCCGGTCCTGACCGAGGTGCAGGCGCTGGTCGCGCCCTCGACCCTGTCCAGCCCGCGCCGGACGGTGGTGGGGCTGGATTCGGGCCGCGTCAGCACCATCCTGGCGGTGCTGGAGGCGCGCTGCGGCATCCCCTTCGCGGGGCTCGACGTGTTCCTGAACGTGGCGGGCGGCATGAAGGTGGCCGAACCCGCCGCCGACCTGGCCATCGCGGGCGCGCTTCTGTCGGCCCGCGAGGACACGCCCCTGCCGCCCGAGGCGGTGCTTTTCGGCGAAATCAGCCTGTCCGGTGCGCTTCGTCCGGTCGCGCAGGCCGAAAACAGGTTGAAAGAGGCGCAAAAACTTGGTTTTTCACAAGCGATTTTGCCGGACGCCTCTAGGGTCGAGGGCACGGGCGGCATGACTTTGCGGCGCATCACCGACCTGACGGGCTTCGTGGGCGAGGTGTTCGGCGCCGGCTGA
- a CDS encoding lipoprotein-releasing ABC transporter permease subunit: protein MTLGFSRFEFLIAWRYLRARRAEGGVSVMTWISLIGIALGVMALIATLAVRAGFRAEFVDTILGANAHTTVYVSPQRITNEFTDDVYVVPGRIADYDAMAARLAEVPGVTRTAAIVKGQVMASANDSSNVAEVFGVARSDLEAMPRIVDPATSEGDLERFDEGIAIGSGIARELGVGVGDRIRLIAPEGARTAFGTTPRVSAYEVTYVFSAGRYDIDRTRIYMPLAEAQSYFNREGVADEIEVFVNDPERVADWTLALMQAAGEGAQTWSWRDSSGSFLSALDMEDDVMFVILSVLVLIASMNITSGLIMLVKNKGRDIGILRTMGLTEGSVLRVFFLCGAFTGILGTLAGVVLGVLLALNVDTIMAGLNALTGGGAWQPEVRGIYRLPAELRAWDIFRAMGLSLVLSFVVTIFPARRAARMNPVEALRYE, encoded by the coding sequence ATGACGCTCGGCTTCTCGCGCTTCGAATTCCTCATCGCCTGGCGCTACCTTCGGGCACGCCGCGCCGAGGGCGGGGTCAGCGTGATGACCTGGATCAGCCTGATCGGCATCGCGCTTGGGGTGATGGCGCTGATCGCCACGCTTGCGGTGCGGGCCGGATTCCGGGCCGAGTTCGTGGACACGATCCTGGGCGCCAATGCGCATACGACGGTCTATGTCTCACCGCAGCGGATCACCAACGAGTTCACCGACGACGTCTATGTGGTGCCGGGGCGGATCGCGGATTACGACGCGATGGCCGCGCGGCTGGCCGAGGTGCCGGGCGTCACCCGCACCGCCGCCATCGTCAAGGGCCAGGTCATGGCCAGCGCCAACGACAGCTCGAACGTGGCCGAGGTGTTCGGCGTCGCCCGCAGCGATCTGGAGGCGATGCCGCGCATCGTGGACCCCGCCACCTCCGAGGGGGATCTGGAGCGGTTCGACGAGGGCATCGCCATCGGGTCTGGCATCGCGCGGGAACTGGGCGTGGGCGTGGGCGACCGCATCCGCCTGATCGCGCCCGAGGGGGCGCGCACGGCCTTCGGCACCACGCCGCGCGTCAGCGCCTACGAGGTGACTTATGTCTTCAGCGCCGGGCGCTATGACATCGACCGCACGCGCATCTACATGCCGCTGGCCGAGGCGCAGTCCTATTTCAATCGCGAGGGGGTGGCCGACGAGATCGAGGTCTTCGTGAACGATCCCGAGCGCGTGGCGGACTGGACACTGGCGCTGATGCAGGCGGCGGGCGAGGGGGCGCAGACCTGGTCCTGGCGCGACAGTTCGGGGTCGTTCCTGTCGGCCCTGGACATGGAGGATGACGTGATGTTCGTCATCCTGTCGGTGCTGGTGCTGATCGCCTCGATGAACATCACCTCGGGCCTCATCATGCTGGTCAAGAACAAGGGCCGCGACATCGGCATCCTGCGGACCATGGGGCTGACCGAGGGGTCGGTGCTGCGGGTGTTCTTCCTCTGCGGGGCCTTCACGGGGATCCTGGGGACGCTGGCCGGGGTGGTGCTGGGCGTCCTGCTGGCGCTGAACGTCGACACGATCATGGCGGGCCTGAACGCGCTGACCGGAGGGGGCGCGTGGCAGCCCGAGGTGCGCGGCATCTATCGCCTGCCGGCCGAGCTGCGTGCGTGGGACATCTTCCGCGCGATGGGACTGTCGCTGGTCCTGTCCTTCGTGGTCACGATCTTTCCGGCGCGCCGGGCCGCGCGCATGAACCCGGTGGAGGCGCTGCGCTATGAATGA
- a CDS encoding ABC transporter ATP-binding protein, whose protein sequence is MNDVLRLEGVGKTYAADGPAPVTVLAGLDLSVARGEVVALVAPSGAGKSTLLHIAGLLDTPDTGRVWLAGRDMTGLPDRARTEARRRELGFVYQFHHLLPEFSAAENIVLPQLADGVASRVAQARAADLLGRVGLSHRADHRPAQMSGGEQQRVAFCRALANAPALLLADEPTGNLDPETSDKVFDVLMTLVRETGLSALIATHNHALAARMDRVVRLTAA, encoded by the coding sequence ATGAATGACGTGTTGCGGCTGGAGGGCGTGGGCAAGACCTATGCCGCCGACGGGCCCGCGCCGGTCACCGTGCTGGCCGGGCTGGACCTGAGCGTGGCGCGGGGCGAGGTGGTGGCGCTGGTCGCGCCCTCGGGGGCCGGGAAATCGACGCTGCTGCATATCGCGGGGCTTCTGGACACGCCCGACACTGGCCGGGTCTGGCTGGCCGGGCGCGACATGACCGGGCTGCCCGACCGGGCGCGGACCGAGGCGCGGCGGCGCGAGCTGGGCTTCGTCTATCAGTTCCACCATCTGCTGCCCGAATTCAGCGCCGCCGAGAACATCGTGCTGCCACAGCTGGCCGACGGGGTCGCGTCGCGCGTGGCGCAGGCCCGGGCCGCCGACCTGCTGGGCCGCGTGGGCCTGAGCCACCGCGCCGATCACCGACCCGCGCAGATGTCGGGGGGCGAGCAGCAGCGCGTGGCCTTCTGCCGGGCCTTGGCCAATGCGCCCGCGCTGCTGCTGGCGGACGAGCCCACGGGGAACCTGGATCCCGAGACCTCGGACAAGGTCTTCGACGTGCTGATGACCTTGGTGCGCGAGACGGGCCTGTCGGCGCTGATCGCCACGCACAACCATGCGCTGGCCGCGCGGATGGACCGGGTGGTGCGGCTGACCGCCGCCTGA
- a CDS encoding c-type cytochrome, with translation MRAVMMAGGMGLAMAGLVAACAPEAQPRGAARDYAENCVVCHGPAGRGNGPAAVGMTPAPSDLTMLAASNGGVFPKTRVMGQLVGYTMGRSDSHMPVFEALREGPVVMYDDGSGQRVATPARLVALADYLQTLQR, from the coding sequence ATGCGGGCAGTGATGATGGCGGGCGGCATGGGACTGGCCATGGCCGGGCTGGTGGCGGCCTGTGCGCCCGAGGCGCAGCCGCGCGGCGCGGCGCGCGATTATGCCGAGAATTGCGTGGTCTGCCACGGTCCCGCCGGGCGCGGCAACGGGCCCGCCGCCGTGGGCATGACCCCGGCGCCAAGCGATCTGACAATGCTGGCGGCGTCGAATGGCGGGGTCTTTCCCAAGACTCGGGTGATGGGCCAGCTGGTCGGCTACACGATGGGCCGCAGCGACTCCCACATGCCGGTCTTCGAGGCGCTGCGCGAGGGGCCGGTGGTCATGTATGATGATGGCTCGGGGCAGCGGGTGGCGACGCCGGCGCGACTGGTCGCGCTGGCCGATTACCTGCAGACGCTGCAGCGCTGA
- the selD gene encoding selenide, water dikinase SelD → MTQTAPEPRLTSLAHGGGCGCKIAPGVLSGLLRGSAALPVPPELLVGIETSDDAAVWRLNDTQALVATTDFFMPVVDDPYDFGRIAATNAISDVYAMGATPIFALAVVGMPINVLSPETIARVLDGGASICREAGIPIAGGHTIDSVEPIYGLVALGLIDPALLKRNADAQPGDLLVLGKPLGVGVMSAALKKGALDADGYGRMIEVTTLLNRPGPDLAAIPGVHAMTDVTGFGLGGHALEMARGSGCDLSIDWFAVPRLPGIDALIAAGHVTGASGRNWASYSDGVALPQGFGDDARALLSDPQTSGGLLVACAPQALDQVRAAFARHGFGSAAVIGEVGPQTATPRVVIR, encoded by the coding sequence ATGACCCAGACCGCCCCCGAACCCCGCCTGACCTCGCTGGCCCATGGCGGCGGCTGCGGCTGCAAGATCGCGCCGGGCGTGCTGTCGGGACTGCTGCGCGGCAGCGCCGCCCTGCCCGTCCCGCCCGAGCTGCTGGTGGGGATCGAGACCTCGGACGATGCCGCAGTCTGGCGCCTGAACGATACCCAGGCCCTGGTCGCCACCACCGACTTCTTCATGCCGGTCGTGGACGACCCCTACGATTTCGGCCGCATCGCCGCGACGAACGCGATCAGCGACGTCTATGCGATGGGCGCCACGCCGATCTTCGCGCTGGCCGTGGTCGGCATGCCCATCAACGTGCTGTCGCCCGAGACGATCGCCCGCGTGCTGGACGGCGGCGCCTCCATCTGCCGCGAGGCGGGCATCCCCATCGCGGGCGGACACACCATCGATTCGGTCGAGCCCATCTACGGCCTCGTGGCGCTCGGCCTGATCGATCCGGCGCTGCTCAAGCGTAATGCCGACGCGCAGCCGGGCGATCTGCTGGTGCTGGGCAAGCCCCTGGGCGTGGGCGTCATGTCCGCCGCGCTGAAGAAGGGCGCGCTGGACGCGGATGGCTATGGGCGGATGATCGAGGTCACGACGCTGCTGAACCGCCCCGGCCCCGACCTGGCGGCGATCCCCGGCGTCCATGCGATGACCGACGTGACGGGCTTTGGCCTGGGCGGTCACGCGCTGGAGATGGCGCGCGGATCGGGCTGCGACCTGAGCATCGACTGGTTTGCCGTGCCGCGGCTGCCCGGCATCGACGCGCTGATCGCGGCCGGCCATGTGACCGGCGCCTCGGGCCGCAACTGGGCCAGCTACAGCGATGGGGTGGCCCTGCCCCAAGGCTTTGGCGACGACGCCCGCGCGCTGCTCAGCGATCCTCAGACCAGCGGCGGCCTGCTGGTGGCCTGTGCCCCGCAGGCGCTGGATCAGGTCCGCGCCGCTTTCGCCCGCCACGGCTTCGGCAGCGCCGCCGTCATCGGAGAGGTCGGCCCGCAGACCGCCACCCCCCGCGTGGTGATCCGCTGA
- the tig gene encoding trigger factor, protein MQVKETQNDGLKRGYQFTLPAADLAAAVDAKLKEAQPEVEMKGFRKGKVPMAMLKKQFGPRILGEAMQDAIDGALRDHLEGSGDRPAAQPKVEMDNGDGWKEGDDVVVNVTYETLPTIPEVDLTTLSLEKLTVPAEEAAVTEALENLAKSSQAFEDREAGSAAENGDQITIDFKGFVDGEAFEGGEAEDYPLVLGSNSFIPGFEDQLVGAKAEDDLKVEVSFPEEYGAPHLAGKAATFECKVKSVKAPKEAQIDDELAKKFGAEDLDGLKKQITERLEAEYAGAARQVMKRSLLDQLDQKVKFDLPESLVEAEASQIAHQLWHEENPEVQGHNHDAIEPTDEHKSLAERRVRLGLLLAEIGQKAEVTVTDQEMTQAVLRAARQYPGQERAFFEFVQKNQGAQQQLRAPIFEDKVVDLIAEQAKVEEKTVTKEELEKAVEALDEL, encoded by the coding sequence ATGCAGGTCAAGGAAACGCAGAACGACGGTCTGAAGCGCGGATATCAGTTCACGCTGCCCGCGGCCGACCTGGCCGCCGCCGTCGATGCCAAGCTGAAAGAGGCGCAGCCCGAGGTCGAGATGAAGGGCTTTCGCAAGGGCAAGGTGCCCATGGCGATGCTGAAGAAGCAGTTCGGCCCCCGGATCCTGGGCGAGGCCATGCAGGACGCCATCGACGGCGCGCTGCGCGACCACCTGGAAGGCTCGGGCGACCGCCCCGCCGCCCAGCCCAAGGTCGAGATGGACAATGGCGACGGCTGGAAAGAGGGCGACGATGTCGTCGTCAACGTCACCTACGAGACGCTGCCCACGATCCCCGAGGTCGATCTGACCACGCTGTCGCTGGAAAAGCTGACCGTCCCCGCCGAAGAGGCCGCCGTGACCGAGGCGCTGGAGAACCTGGCGAAATCCTCGCAGGCCTTCGAGGACCGCGAGGCCGGTAGCGCCGCCGAAAACGGTGACCAGATCACCATCGACTTCAAGGGCTTCGTCGACGGCGAGGCGTTCGAGGGCGGCGAGGCCGAGGACTATCCCCTGGTCCTGGGCTCGAACAGCTTCATCCCGGGCTTCGAGGACCAGCTGGTCGGCGCCAAGGCCGAGGACGACCTGAAGGTCGAGGTGAGCTTCCCCGAGGAATACGGCGCGCCACACCTGGCCGGCAAGGCCGCGACCTTCGAGTGCAAGGTCAAGTCGGTGAAGGCCCCGAAGGAGGCCCAGATCGACGACGAGCTGGCCAAGAAGTTCGGCGCCGAGGATCTGGACGGTCTGAAGAAGCAGATCACCGAGCGTCTGGAGGCCGAATATGCCGGCGCCGCGCGTCAGGTGATGAAGCGCTCGCTGCTGGATCAGCTGGACCAGAAAGTCAAGTTCGACCTGCCCGAATCGCTGGTCGAGGCCGAGGCCAGCCAGATCGCGCATCAGCTGTGGCACGAGGAGAACCCCGAGGTTCAGGGCCACAACCACGACGCCATCGAGCCCACCGACGAGCACAAGTCCCTGGCCGAGCGCCGCGTGCGCCTTGGTCTGCTGCTGGCCGAGATCGGCCAGAAGGCCGAGGTGACCGTCACCGACCAGGAGATGACCCAGGCCGTGCTGCGCGCCGCCCGTCAGTATCCGGGCCAGGAACGCGCCTTCTTCGAGTTCGTCCAGAAGAACCAGGGTGCCCAGCAGCAGCTGCGCGCGCCGATCTTCGAGGACAAGGTCGTCGACCTGATCGCCGAGCAGGCGAAGGTCGAGGAAAAGACCGTGACCAAGGAAGAGCTGGAAAAGGCCGTCGAGGCGCTGGACGAGCTGTGA
- a CDS encoding 1-acyl-sn-glycerol-3-phosphate acyltransferase, with the protein MSTLMDARAEMQARLDPLIAERAPWLFSGRPHHRLAKWTMMHLLRYPRTVDLGTQFRDMPPTEIFRRMSDMIVQDLQVEGLEHIPATGPALIVANHPTGIADGIFLNAVISQLRDDLFIYANHDMIRVLPQMIEMIAPVEWRPEKRSHAKTRATMDYTRDAIGAGRLGLIFPSGRLAKRHGLTLTERPWMASAAMIARKFDLPVIPLRIRARNSLLFYFLDKMHPTLRDVTLFNEVLNKTRQPYRVTIGTPIAPGDLPRSSEDAITVLREAVLSLPAPGRNAVRLSRDRGVTRLIGARRPVGG; encoded by the coding sequence ATGAGCACGCTCATGGACGCACGCGCCGAGATGCAGGCGCGGCTGGATCCGCTGATCGCCGAACGCGCGCCTTGGCTCTTTTCGGGCCGTCCGCATCATCGTCTGGCCAAATGGACGATGATGCACCTGCTGCGCTATCCCCGGACCGTCGACCTGGGCACCCAGTTCCGCGACATGCCACCCACCGAGATCTTCCGCCGGATGAGCGACATGATCGTGCAAGACCTGCAGGTCGAGGGGCTGGAGCATATCCCCGCGACCGGCCCGGCGCTGATCGTGGCCAACCATCCCACGGGCATCGCGGACGGGATCTTTCTCAATGCGGTCATCTCGCAGCTGCGCGACGACCTGTTCATCTATGCCAATCACGACATGATCCGCGTGCTGCCCCAGATGATCGAGATGATCGCCCCGGTCGAATGGCGCCCCGAGAAGCGCAGCCATGCCAAGACGCGGGCGACGATGGACTATACCCGCGACGCGATCGGGGCCGGGCGGCTCGGGCTCATCTTCCCCTCGGGCCGTCTGGCCAAGCGCCACGGACTGACGCTGACCGAACGTCCCTGGATGGCCAGCGCCGCGATGATCGCGCGCAAGTTCGACCTGCCGGTGATCCCGCTGCGGATCCGCGCCCGCAACTCGCTCCTGTTCTATTTCCTCGACAAGATGCACCCGACGCTGCGCGACGTGACCCTGTTCAACGAGGTTCTGAACAAGACCCGCCAGCCCTACCGGGTCACCATCGGCACCCCCATCGCGCCGGGCGACCTGCCCCGCAGCAGCGAGGATGCGATCACCGTCCTGCGCGAGGCGGTCCTGTCCCTGCCCGCGCCCGGCCGGAACGCCGTCCGCCTCAGCCGCGACCGTGGCGTCACCCGCCTGATCGGCGCCCGCCGCCCCGTCGGCGGCTAA